The following proteins are co-located in the Silene latifolia isolate original U9 population chromosome 1, ASM4854445v1, whole genome shotgun sequence genome:
- the LOC141596314 gene encoding fasciclin-like arabinogalactan protein 2 — protein MRPHGTSSMAVTSFLPILLLILSTSASAFNITKILAKHPEFSTFNEYLTKTHLANEINHRETITVLALDNSAMSSLVSKGFSLYTLRNVLSLHILVDYYGTKKLHQITDGTTTTASMFQSTGDADGNSGYVNITDLHGGKVGFSPADADGLHSFFVKSLLEMPYNIAVIQISQVLDSAEAEAPTPEPSSIHLTSLLESKGCKEFAGLLTSSGADKTFQDNIDSGLTVFCVGDNAVKTFMPKYKNLTTGNKTALLLYHGVPVYNSMGMLKSNNGVMNTLATDGSNKYDFTVQNDGESVTLKTKVVTAKITGTLVDKDPLAVYKLDKFLLPRELFKASKVKEAPAPTPDAESPSDDSADGPDTSDDDVADSTSGKHKKNGAGMIKSGGFVGVGLALCYGVLAFL, from the exons aTGCGGCCACACGGTACGTCTTCGATGGCCGTAACCTCATTTCTCCCAATCCTCCTCCTAATCTTATCAACCTCAGCCTCAGCCTTCAACATAACAAAAATCCTAGCAAAACACCCTGAATTCTCCACCTTCAATGAATACCTCACCAAAACCCACCTAGCCAACGAAATCAACCACCGCGAAACCATAACCGTCCTCGCCCTCGACAACTCAGCAATGTCGAGTCTCGTTTCAAAAGGCTTCTCTCTCTACACCCTACGTAATGTCCTGTCTCTACACATCCTAGTCGACTACTACGGTACTAAGAAACTTCACCAGATCACCGACGGCACTACCACCACCGCGTCCATGTTTCAATCCACCGGTGACGCGGATGGTAACTCGGGTTATGTTAATATTACTGATCTTCATGGTGGTAAGGTCGGGTTTTCACCAGCTGATGCGGATGGATTGCACTCGTTTTTTGTTAAGTCTTTGCTTGAAATGCCGTATAATATTGCGGTTATTCAGATTAGTCAGGTGCTGGATTCGGCTGAAGCCGAGGCGCCTACGCCTGAGCCGAGTTCAATTCATTtgacgtctttgcttgagtcTAAGGGTTGTAAGGAGTTTGCTGGCTTGCTCACTTCTTCTGGTGCTGATAAAACCTTCCAG GACAATATTGACAGCGGACTAACGGTATTCTGCGTTGGCGATAACGCCGTCAAAACATTCATGCCAAAATACAAAAACTTAACGACAGGAAACAAAACGGCGTTACTTTTATACCACGGTGTCCCCGTGTACAACTCAATGGGCATGCTTAAGTCCAATAACGGGGTCATGAACACGCTGGCCACGGACGGGTCCAACAAGTATGATTTTACGGTACAAAATGATGGCGAGTCCGTCACGTTGAAAACTAAGGTCGTAACTGCTAAAATTACGGGTACATTGGTTGATAAGGACCCGTTAGCTGTGTACAAGCTAGACAAGTTTTTATTGCCACGTGAGTTATTTAAGGCTTCGAAAGTTAAAGAGGCACCCGCTCCAACTCCTGATGCTGAGTCACCTAGTGATGATTCGGCAGATGGGCCTGACACGTCGGATGATGATGTGGCGGATTCGACGTCCGGGAAACATAAGAAGAATGGTGCTGGAATGATCAAGAGTGGAGGATTTGTTGGTGTGGGTCTTGCTTTGTGTTACGGTGTGCTGGCATTTttgtaa